CGGCAACGGCGCGCGCTGTTTCGTGCGCTTCGTCCACGACAAGCAGCTCACCGGCAAGCGCGAGATCCGCGTCGAGACGCGTTCCGGCATCATCGAGCCGCGCCTGCGCGACGACGGGCTGGTGACGGTGGACATGGGCGTGCCGGTGCTGAAGCCTGCGGACGTGCCCTTCGTGTCCGATTCCGACGCGGTGGTGCAGCCGCTGGAGGTGGGCGGCGACACGGTGGCGATCACCGCGGTGTCGATGGGCAACCCGCATGCGGTGCAGGTGGTGGCCGACGTCGACACCGCGCCGGTGGCGGCGCAGGGGGCGCTGATCGAACGCCATGCGCGCTTCCCCGCCCGTGTCAATGCCGGCTTCATGCAGGTGGTCGATGCCCGCCACATCCGGCTGCGCGTGTTCGAGCGCGGCGCGGGCGAGACGCTGGCCTGCGGCACGGGCGCCTGCGCGGCGGTGGTCGCCGGCATCCTGCGCGGCCTGCTGGAATCGCCGGTACGGGTCGACACGCGCGGCGGCACGCTCGAGATCGCCTGGGCCGGCGAGGGCTCGCCGGTGCTGATGACCGGCCCGGCCGTCACCGTGTTCGACGGCGAACTGGAACTCGCCTGATCGTTCGCCGACCCTTTCCGGACCTGATCCGACCTTGATCCGGGCCTGCTGCGCCCGGCTGGAGCTACCCGATGAATCCCGAAGACGTCGCCCGCTATCTGCGCGACAACCCCGATTTCCTCAACGAGCATGGCGAGCTGTTCACCCGCCTCACCGTTCCGCATCCGCGCCACGGCGGGCAGGCGATCTCGCTCGCCGAGCGCCAGTTGCACGCCTTGCGCGACAAGATCGGCCTGCTCGAGCAGAAATTGTCCGAGCTGATCCGTTTCGGCGAAGAGAACGACGACATCAGCGAGAAGGTGCATCGCCTGGCGGTGGCGCTGCTGGAGGCGCACAGCCTCGACGGCGTGCGCCACGCGGTGTTCTCCAGCCTGCAGGAGGATTTCTCGGTGCCGCACGTCGCGCTGCGCACATGGCTCGAGGAGGCGGCCGAGGGCGGGCCCGCGCCGGTGGGCGAGGCGGTGCGCCGCCAT
This DNA window, taken from Thauera sp. K11, encodes the following:
- the dapF gene encoding diaminopimelate epimerase — encoded protein: MKLRFTKMHGLGNDFVVIDATRAPVELTPERVAAIADRHFGVGCDQLLVVEPASTPGVDFRYRIFNADGGEVEQCGNGARCFVRFVHDKQLTGKREIRVETRSGIIEPRLRDDGLVTVDMGVPVLKPADVPFVSDSDAVVQPLEVGGDTVAITAVSMGNPHAVQVVADVDTAPVAAQGALIERHARFPARVNAGFMQVVDARHIRLRVFERGAGETLACGTGACAAVVAGILRGLLESPVRVDTRGGTLEIAWAGEGSPVLMTGPAVTVFDGELELA
- a CDS encoding DUF484 family protein; this encodes MNPEDVARYLRDNPDFLNEHGELFTRLTVPHPRHGGQAISLAERQLHALRDKIGLLEQKLSELIRFGEENDDISEKVHRLAVALLEAHSLDGVRHAVFSSLQEDFSVPHVALRTWLEEAAEGGPAPVGEAVRRHVEGLRHAYCGVPDNIEVLGWFGEAAPHVRSMAMIPLNHGGEPVGVLALGSAETERFYPEMGTLYLGRIGDLVAAALACTSA